The following are encoded together in the Azotosporobacter soli genome:
- a CDS encoding SMR family transporter: MIKELWFMLASVTLGTLGQIAFKYGAMEMANQPGTTLLDKLKWPLVLGVALYGASTILYILALRRLELSFAYPLISIGYVLVLFASYFLFHESITWMRISGVALILAGITLVAKS, translated from the coding sequence ATGATAAAAGAATTATGGTTTATGCTGGCATCGGTCACACTCGGCACGCTGGGCCAAATTGCATTCAAGTATGGTGCGATGGAAATGGCAAATCAGCCAGGGACGACGCTGCTCGACAAGTTGAAATGGCCGTTGGTTCTCGGCGTCGCGCTATATGGGGCTAGTACGATATTATATATTTTGGCGTTGCGTCGTCTGGAACTTAGTTTTGCCTATCCGCTGATCAGCATTGGCTATGTGTTGGTTCTCTTCGCATCATACTTTTTGTTTCACGAATCGATCACTTGGATGCGAATTAGTGGTGTTGCGTTAATCCTGGCCGGTATTACACTAGTGGCTAAATCATAA
- a CDS encoding decaprenyl-phosphate phosphoribosyltransferase — protein MVFLEVLRPKQWTKNVLVFAALLFSVKSATMEMLWRSIAGFALFCLVSGCVYILNDYLDREADAAHPEKCRRPMASGRLQPQAGLIFGLLLAAASLYAGWRLEPWFAALLGAYFIVNVAYSLWLKHVVILDIMLIAVGFVLRAIGGGLVINVAFTPWFLLCTMLLALFLAISKRRHELYLLSDGCGQHRRVLEQYSPELLNQLNSIVTTATIMSYSLFTFTSGHTIQLMWTIPIVMYGIFRYLYLIHMEGLGGRPEKVLLEDVHILSAVTVFAASVLTVLYWFE, from the coding sequence ATGGTATTCTTAGAAGTTTTGCGGCCTAAACAATGGACAAAAAATGTTCTGGTTTTTGCGGCGCTGTTGTTTTCGGTTAAGTCAGCTACAATGGAGATGCTGTGGCGGTCAATTGCCGGATTTGCGCTTTTTTGTCTAGTATCGGGCTGTGTGTATATTTTGAATGATTATTTGGATCGTGAAGCGGATGCTGCGCATCCGGAAAAATGCCGTAGGCCAATGGCGTCAGGACGCTTGCAGCCGCAGGCAGGGTTGATTTTCGGTTTATTGCTTGCGGCGGCTTCGCTATATGCCGGTTGGCGCCTCGAACCTTGGTTTGCGGCTTTGCTTGGCGCATATTTTATTGTGAATGTCGCCTACTCGTTATGGCTTAAGCATGTTGTTATTCTCGACATTATGTTGATTGCTGTCGGTTTTGTACTGCGGGCGATTGGCGGGGGGTTAGTGATCAACGTTGCCTTTACGCCTTGGTTTCTCCTGTGTACGATGTTGTTGGCATTGTTTTTGGCAATCAGCAAACGACGTCATGAACTTTATTTGCTGAGCGACGGTTGCGGACAGCATCGCCGAGTGCTGGAACAATATTCGCCGGAACTTTTAAATCAGCTTAACAGCATCGTGACGACGGCTACCATCATGAGCTACTCCCTCTTCACATTCACTTCCGGACATACGATTCAATTGATGTGGACGATTCCTATCGTGATGTATGGGATTTTCCGCTATCTCTATTTGATCCATATGGAAGGTCTGGGAGGGCGACCGGAAAAGGTATTGTTGGAAGATGTACATATCTTATCCGCTGTTACGGTCTTTGCGGCCAGCGTGCTGACGGTATTGTACTGGTTTGAATAA
- a CDS encoding cupin domain-containing protein: MNKTFIKNIPFSQALSLSGMVDYQNGRVVSLTLVQNEALTLTLFAFAKGEGVSTHSAPGDAMVYILDGQAEISVGEQKLLAKSGESVIMPADIPHGLEAVENFKMLLILVKK; this comes from the coding sequence ATGAACAAAACTTTCATCAAAAACATCCCTTTCAGCCAAGCCTTATCGCTGTCCGGTATGGTCGATTATCAAAACGGCCGTGTAGTCAGCCTGACGTTAGTACAAAATGAAGCCTTAACGCTAACGTTATTCGCTTTTGCCAAAGGTGAAGGCGTCAGCACCCATTCCGCCCCGGGCGATGCGATGGTCTATATCTTGGACGGCCAAGCTGAAATCAGCGTAGGCGAGCAAAAACTGCTGGCAAAAAGTGGCGAAAGCGTCATCATGCCGGCCGATATTCCGCACGGACTCGAAGCCGTAGAAAATTTCAAAATGCTGCTAATCCTGGTAAAAAAATAA